The Deinobacterium chartae DNA segment ATGATCAGGTCAAAGCGGTCCCTCGAGGTGGTCAGCCACTCGAACACGTCGGCCTGCACGCTGCGGTGCGTGCACGAGGCGACGTCCGGGTCAGCGTTGAGTGCGAAGTTGCGCTCGGCGCTGGCCAGGGCGTGCGCCGAGATGTCCAGGCTCACCACCGACCGTGCCCCGCCGCGCGCGGCGTACAGCGAGAAGCCGCCCGAAAAGGAAAAGGCGTTCAGCACCCGCCGCCCCCGCGCGAGTTGCTCGATCTGGCGGCGGTTTTCGCGCTGGTCCAGGAAGAAGCCGGTCTTCTGGCCGCGGATCACGTCGGCCTCGAAGCGCAGCCCGGACTCGCGGAACACCACCGGACCTTGCGGAGCCGTGCCGCGCAGCACGTCGCCGTCGTGCAGGCCCCGCGCTGCGGCTGCCGGCTGGATGTTACGGCTGAGGCGCAGCACCAGGCGCATGTCCGGGAACCTCGAGGCAAACAGGTCCGTCAAGGTGTCCCAGTGCGCGAACCACGCGGCGGTGTAGAGCTTGAGGACCAGCGTGTCCGCGTAGCGGTCGAGCACCAGTCCGGGCCAGCGGTCGCTCTCGCCGTTGATCAGGCGGTAGCCGTCGGTGTCCTCGCCGAATAAGCCCGCGCGGCGGGCCAGGGCGGTCTCGAGGTGCTCGGCCCACCAGGCGGCGTCGATGTTCTGGGGCTTGCCGACGTGCAAGACGCGCAGGCGGATGGGGGAGTCCGGGTCGTACAGCCCGATGGCCAGAAAGCGGTCCTGGCGGTCGAAGACCACGGCCAGTTCGCCCGACTCGCCGGGGCGGTTCTGTTCGCGGATGCTGCCTTCGTACAGCCAGGGGTGCCCGTGGCGCAGGTGGCTCTCGGCCGCCGGGCGGACGCGGAGCCGCAGGCGGGCCTGGGATCGGGAAGAGGAGAGGCTGTTCAAGTCACAAAGGTCTTTCTGGAAAGCGGGAGGCGGTGGGCCTGCGCGGGCGCGGGCGAAAGTCGCGCGGCCCGGCCAATCTCCCCATTATCCACACCGGGAAGGGGTGCGGGGTTGCACAGGTGCCAATTGCGGTCTGTCACCGGCTAAAGCTGCTTTACCGGTAAAACCAGCTCATCCGGTTATACCCCCGCGTCGTTTCAGTCCATCCACCGGCGCAAGGCCGAGGCCACCCGCTTGCCCAGGCCCCGGTACGGTGCCGAAACCAACGGAAACAGGCTGGCGCGGCCTACTTGCATCACTGCCCGTTCGTGGCTGAAGGTGCGAAAGCCGTAAAAGCCGTGGTAGTTGCCCATCCCGCTCGCTCCCTGTCCGCCAAAGGGCAGCGCCGGGTTGGCAAGATGCACGATGGTGTCGTTCACGACCGCGCCGCCCGAGCGGACCTCGCCCAACACGCGTTCGGTCAGCTGGGGGTCACGGGCGAAGACGTACAGGGCCAGCGGCGTGTCCATCGCCCCGATGGTCCGGACCGGCTCCGTGAGGTCATCGAAACCCAGCACCGGCAGCACCGGACCGAACAGTTCCTCGGACATCAGCGGCATGTCCGGGCTCACCCGGGACACCAGCGTGGGAGCCACGTACCGCGCGGCCGGGTCGAAGTCGCCGCCCAGCTCGAGGCGCGCTCCGGCCTCGAGGCTGCGCTGGGTCAGGTCGCGCAGGCGCTCGACCGCTGCAGAACTCACCATGCGGCCGAGGTCCGGATTGCCCCGCCACGCCTCGGGCGGACCGTACAGCCGCTGAACGGCCGCGCGGTAGGCCCGCACGAAGCGCGCCTCGAGGCTGCGCTGCACCCAGACGTGATCGGGTGAGACGCAGGTTTGCCCGACGTTCAGCAGCTTGCCCCAGGCCAGACGCCGCGCCGCCAGCTCCAGATCGGCGCTGGCGGCGACGATGGCCGGGCTTTTGCCGCCCAACTCGAGGGTGACCGGGGTGAGGTGCCGCGCGGCCGCGGCCATCACGCGCCGTCCCACGGCGGTCGAGCCGGTGAAGAAGATGTGGTCGAAAGGCAGTTCGAGCAGGGCCTCGGCCACCGGTACGTCGCCGCTCACGACCGCGACCTCGGCCGGGTCAAAGCTGCGCGCGATCATGGCCTCGAGGACGGCGGCGGTGTGCGGTGCGCGCTCGGAGGGGCGCAGCACGGCGGTGTTGCCCGCCGCCAGGGCCGAGACCAGCGGGGCGAGCTGCAGCAGGAGCGGGTAGTTCCAGGGTGCCAGGATCAGCACCACGCCGCGCGGTTCGTAGCGCACCTCGCTGCGTGCCCCGGGCAGGGCCAGGGGGCTCGGGACCCGCCGGGGGCGCATCCAGCCGCGCAGGTGAGCGCGGGCATGGCGGATCTCGCCCAGCAGCGGCGTGATCTCGGTGAAATCGACCTCGTTGTGCGCCTTGCCCAGGTCGGCCCACAAGGCGGCGCGCAGTTCGGCCCGGTGGGCCAGCAGGGCCTCGCGGAGGCGCTGCAGCCGTGCCAGGCGGTCCTCGGGGCCCTGGCGGGCGATTTCGCGGGCACGGACCCGTTGACGTTCGAACAGCTCGCGGAGCTCGGCAGGGGTAGGGTCGGTCATGGCTCCTCCAAGAAGCGTGGGGCGGAGGGTAAGGACGTTTCTTTAAGCCTAATACCCGCCCCGCTCCCCCGTCAGTGGATGCGTTCCTGGGCTTTGCGGACCAGATCGGGCAGCACCGCCCGCGGCACCAGCCGGGTCAAGAAGGTCTGCAGCCGATTGGTCCGTCCCGGGATTACCAGCGTCTGGCCGCGCAGCAGGGCCTGGTACGCCTCGTCCACCACGTCCGCCGATGACAGCGTGCGTCCGGAGACGAAAAGTCGGGAGCCTTCCAGGCCCGCGCGGGCCTGGAAGCCCGTGGCGGTAGGCCCGGGGCACAGCGCGGTAACGGTCACGCCGGTGCCGCGCAGCTCGCAGGCGAGGGCCTCGGAAAACGACAGCACAAAAGCCTTGCTGGCGTAATACACCGCCATCAGCGGGCCCGGAAAGAACGCCGCCGTGGAGGCGACGTTCAGTACCCGTCCGTGTCGGCGGGCGATCATACCGGGCAGCAGTTGCCAGGTCAGCTCGGTCAGCGCTCCGATGTTGAGCTGAATCATGCGCAGCTGCTCGGGCAGGCTCAAGTCGGCGAACAGGCCATAGGTACCGTACCCGGCGTTGTTGATCAGAACGTCCACCCGCAGGCCGCGGGCCTCCACCTCGGCGGCCAGCCTCGAGGCCGCGCCGGGTTCGCTGAGGTCGGCGCGGAGCACGCTGATCCGCGTTCCGTGCACCTCGAGGTCACGGGCCAAGGCCCTCAGTCGGTCTTCGGAACGCGCGGTCAGGATCAGGTCGTGCCGTTCGGCCGCGAGGCGCTCGGCGAAATCGCGGCCGATGCCGCTCGAGGCTCCGGTGATCAGGGCGGTCGGGCGCTTCGGGCGCATCACGGTCTCCTTTGGGCGGTCAGCATGCCGCGCAGCAGCGCACTCAGAGGTGCCTCGAGCGCCTCCTGAAAGGTCCGGGGGCTGCTCGCCGGGTCTCCGGGGAGTCCAGCGAGCAGCCCCCGGCCGATCATCAAGGCCACCGCGTCCCACAGGACCTGAGCTCCCCGGTCCGCCTCGAGGCCGGGCAGGGCAGCCTCGAGCGCCGTTCCGGGCGCGCGCAGGCGTTCGTTCAGGCGGCGCTGGAAAGCCCGGGTGGCTTGGGGGTCCGCGTTGTGTTCGAGCGCCGTCGCGAGCAGGCCCAGCAGGCGCAGCAGGCCGCCGTGCGCCTCGAGCGGGGCGAGCAGGGCGTGGGCCGCCTGTTCCGGGCTGCGAGGAGAGGCGGCGTGCAGCCGCCGGGTAACGTCCTCGAGCCAGCCTGCCAGGTGCTCCTCGAGCACGTGCAAAAACAGCTCCTCCTTGCCGTGAAAGTACAGGTAGAGCGTGCCCTTGGCCAGCCCGGCCTCGCGCGCGATGGTGCTCATGGTCACGTCCGCGTAGGCGTGGCTGCCGAAGACCCGCAGGGCTGTAGAGACGATGGTGCGGCGGCGCGCTTCCTTGTCGCTGTCGCTGCGCGCGCGGTCCTGGCGGCGCAAGGCGTTGGGCATGATTTGATTGTGGTGTGACCATGGGTCATTTATCAAGCCCGCACGGTGCCCAGGATGCGTAATAATAGGGAAGACGACCGTGTTTCTTGAGCCCGGAGGTCCTTCGCTGCATCGGCCTCCGGGTGATACACTTGGACTCAGTACATTTTCTTCAGGAGGTCCGCTTGCTCCCGCTCATCCACCAGATCCTGTTCGCGGTTTTCGCCCTGATCACCGCCGGATTCGGTCTGTACGGCTTTTACCGCCTCTACCGCAAGATCACCCGGGGGCGCAGCTCTGCCGAAGCCCGCTTCGATCACCCGGTCAAGCGCCTGCTCGAGGCGGCCTGGACCTCGCTGACCCAGGAGCGCACCTTCCGCAAACGGCCCTGGATCAGCGTGCTGCACGCCTTTATCTTCTACGGCTTCGTCTACTACCTGCTGGTCAACGTCGTCGACGGCCTGGAAGGTTACTTTCACTTCGAGATCACCTCGGATAACGTCGCTGGCGCGGTCTACAACTTCCTGGCCGACATCCTGTCGCTGCTGGTCTTAATCGGCGTGGTCAGCCTTGCCATTCGCCGCTTCACCGGCAAGGGCGGGCGCGTGTTTCGCTTCAACGACCGTACCCTGCTGCACGAGCGCGTACGCGACGGCTACATCCGCCGCGACTCGCTGATCGTCTCGAGCTTCATCTTCTTCCACGTCGGTTCGCGCGTGGTGGGACAGGGCTTCAAGCTGATCGAGCAGGGCCACGTGGGCGACCCGTTCCAGCCCTTCGCGGGCCTGGTCGCCGCCGGGCTGGGCGCTGCGGGCATCCACGAGGGCAACGCCCTGGGCGGCTACCTGTTCGGCTACTGGGGAGCGCTCGGCTCGATCCTGCTGTTCCTGTCGTACTTCCCCTACACCAAGCACATCCACATCTTCATGGCGCCGGTGAACTACACGCTGGCGCGTTCCGAGAACTCGGGCACGCTTCCGATGGTCAAGGTGGACCTCGAGGCCGAAACACCCGAACTCGGGGCGGCCCGCCTCGAGGACCTGTCGTGGCCCCGCGTGCTCGACGCCTACGCCTGCATCCAGTGCAACCGCTGCCAGGACGTGTGCCCGGCCTCGCAGACCGGCAAGTCGCTCTCGCCCGCCGCCCTCGAGATCAACAAGCGCATGGAGCTCAACATGCTCGGCGCCGACTTCGAGTCGGGCGCGGCTTCCCCGCGACCGCTGCTCGAGTTCGCCATCACCCCCGAGGCCGTATGGGCCTGCACCACCTGCGGGGCCTGCATGCAGGTCTGCCCGGTGCAAGACGAGCAGATGCTCGACATCATCGACATCCGCCGCCAACAGGTGATGGTCGAGGGCGAGTTCCCCAGCGAGCTGCAGAGCGCCTTTCGCGGCATGGAACGCTCGGGCAATCCCTGGGGCATCTCGCCCGAGAAGCGCATGGAATGGGCCGACGGCCTGCGCGTACCCACCATCGACGAAAACCCGGAGCCCGACGTGCTGTACTGGGTCGGTTGCGCCGCCGCGTACGACCCCGGCGCCCAGAAAGTCGCCCGCTCCTTCGTGCAGCTGCTCGATACCGCGGGCGTGAACTACGCCGTGCTGGGCAAGCGCGAATCCTGCACCGGCGACACCGCCCGCCGCGCGGGCAACGAGTTTTTGTACCAGCAGCTCGCCGAGGGCAACATCGCCACCCTCAACGCGGTGCGCCCCAAGCTGATCGTCGCCACCTGCCCGCACTGCATGAACACCATCGGCAACGAGTACCCGCAGCTCGGCGGCAACTACACGGTCATGCACCACACCCAGTACCTCGAGATGCTGGTCGGTCAGGGGCGCCTGCAGCCGACCCTGACCGATGCGGGCGAGATCACCTACCACGACCCCTGTTACCTGGGCCGCCACAACGGCGTGTACGACGCCCCGCGTGACGTGATTCGCTCGATGGGCCTCGAGGTCCTCGAACTCGAGCGCAGCCGCGAGGGATCGTTCTGCTGCGGCGCGGGCGGCGCGCAGTTCTGGAAGGAAGAGGAAGAGGGCGACGAGCGCATCTCGGACAACCGCTTCCGCGAGATCCAAGCCCGCCTCGACCGGGCGCGCGAGAGCGAGCGGACCGGCAAGGTCGTCGCGGTCGGTTGCCCGTTTTGCAAGTCGATGCTGAACTCCACCCCCGCCAAGGCCGAGTCCGACGTGGTGGTCAAAGACATCGCCGAGATCATGTTCGAGCGCGTCTTGGACCGCACCCCCGAACCCCAGGGCGTGACCCTCGAGGAGATCCTCGAGGAAAAACCGTACGTTCCCAACGCCAACTTGCCCGAGTCGAAGCAGGGCGCTCCGCTCGAGGACCGGCCCCAGCCGCAGCCTGCTCCGCAGGCCGACCCCGCCGTGTTGGAGGACACCCCGGCCCCCGAGACACCCACCGAGCGCGCGCGCAGGAAGTGGGCGCCCAAGGCCGCCGCTTCCGAGACGCCTGCCGCGCAACCGGAAGCGGCCCCGGAGCCGGGCCGCAAGAAGTGGGCGCCCAAAGCCGCCGCCCAACCCGAGGCTGCTGCCGCCGAACCGGCGCCTGCCGCAGAACCCGCCGCCGAGACCGGCCGCCGCAAGTGGAGCCCCAAGGCTGCCGCACCCGCTCAGCCCGAAGCTCAGGCTGCGGAGACGGGCTCCGCCGGGGGAGCGGAGGAAGGAAGCCGCAGAAAGTGGCAGCCCAAAGCCAAGGCGGAAACGTCCGCCGAACCGTCCCGCGAGAAGGAACCGCCCAAAGCCGTCACCGAGAGCGAGGCATCGCCCGCTCCCGCCGGGCTTGCCGAGGCGACCGGCGAGGCCCCACGCCGGAAATGGCAGCCCAAGGCCGCCGCTTCCGAGGCGAGCGCGCCCGCGACCCCGCCCGCCGCCGTCACCGAACCGCTTTCATCGGCAGCGGCCGAGGGAGGGCGCAAGAAGTGGCAGCCCAAGGGCAAGGCCCCCACCGCCGAAGTGCCGACCGCAGCCGACCGGGCAGCGCAAGCTCCTGCGCAACTCGAGGCCGGGGCGGGGGCTCCGCGCAAGAAGTGGCAGCCCAAGGCCCGGAGTGAGGCGAGTGCCGAGACTCCCCTCGAGGCCCCGGCAGCCTCCGCTCAGGAGAGCACACCGGCAGCCGAGGCGGCTCCGTCCGAGACGGGCCGCAAGAAGTGGCAGCCCAAGAAGAAAGACTGACCTCGGTAACAGCGGAGAGCGGGACCGTGCCAGCGGTCCCGCTCTCCGCTTGGCCCGCAGGTCCCGGCGGATGACCGGGTGGATCACCTTGCCCGAGTTTGCTCTCGGGGAGCCCCTGGCCTGTCCGGGCCGGACAAGCATTAAGCGACGATAGACGGTGGACCGCTGCTGGACCACCTCAGGTTTCATGCGCCCTGCCTACAGTGAAAAGCCATGGTATTCCGTCTCGCTGTCTCGGCTCTCAGCTGGGGAATGACCGCGCTTTCGTCCCTGAGCATCGGAAACACCTACCGCTTTCAGATCTCGCAGCACAGCGCCGAGCTGCGGGGCCTGACCCGTGCGGTGCGGGTCGCACATCTCAGCGACTTGCACTACGGGGTGTTCGTCGGACTGGGCTCGGTCCGGCGCTGGGTGGACGCCACGCTGGCGGCCCAGCCGGACCTGATCGTGATCACCGGGGATTTTTTAGACAGCAGCTTTCGTAACCGCAGCTATCTGAGCCTGCTCGGCGAACTCTCGCGTCTGCGCGCCCCGCTCGGCGTTTACGGGGTGTGGGGCAACCACGACTGGACCAGCCTGAACACCGGCCGGACCCGCGCGCGCTTCGCCGAGCGCCTGCGGCTGCACGGCATCACCATGATCAACAACTCGGGCGTGCAGTTGCGCGACGACCTGTACCTGGCCGGCGTGGACGACTGGTGGTTCGGCAACCAGGACCTCGAGGCGGCCCTGCAGGGCTACCGGGGCGGGGCGGTCCTGCTGCTCTCGCACAATCCGGACTTTTTGCCGTACGTGTCCGACCGGGTTCAGCTGACCCTGTGCGGTCATACCCACGGAGGGCAGGTGCGCATTCCGCTGGTCGGTCCGCTCAAGCGTCCGACCCTGCAGCCGGTGCTGCAGGGATGGGTGCGGGGCGACACCCTGCTGTCCTCGCCGGACGAGGGGGAGAATGCTCCGCACCCCGATCCGTACCGTCCGGCTCTGGGCTTCGTGTCACGCGGCCTGGGCGTGACCGGGGTTCCTGTGCGCTGGGCGTGCCCGGCCGAGATCGCCCTGCTCGAGCTGCTCCCGGACCCGTCCTCGACCTGACCGTGCGGTGGATCAACGGCCGCCGCAGCCGCGCGAGCGGAAAAGCGCGCAGTGCCGCCGCGTAACAGGCGGTTATGCCTTGGCGGGCATGTGCGGCGGAAGCCGCGCGCGGCAGCGGAGTTCAGGTTACTGCCTCGAGGCGCACCTCCTCGAAGCTCACCTCGAAGCCCTGACCCTGCGGAGAGGCGCACATCGGGCCGACTTCCACCTCTGGTTCGGGCGGAAAGTAGGCCATGCGCAGCATCTGGGGCGCTTGACCGCTGGGAGCGGCCAGAACGGTGACCGCCTCGGCACGGCGCTCGAGGCGCAGCGTGATTTCTTCCGGCTGGCCCTCGAGGGGGGTGACCGACCAGTCGGAAAACCCGTGGGTGACCACCACGCTCAGGAGCTGCCGCCCTTCTACGTATTCGACGCCGCATTTGATCCAGCGCTCGGGGTCGAGGCGCAGCAGAAGTCCGGCCTGGTCGTACAGGTCGCGGTAGTCTCCCCGGAAGCGCACGGTGGCGTCAAAGTCGCCGCGCATGACCGTGAGGCGCGCGTGGCCGCTGTCGCGCACGAAACCGTAGTGGGTGTGGCGCCAGAAGTCCGAGTCCGGACCGCTGCGGACGGTGAGCCGGGAGCCGTCTTCGTGCCAGTGAGGTGCCTCGTTGAGCCAGGTCCAGATCATGCGCCCACTGTAACCCGCTGTGATCCGGGGCCAGCGGTAGGATTGCCCGGCAGGCGCTGGACCCTGGAGATCGGTGCTGTAACCCTGCAGAGGTAAAACTCAGGAATAAAAATTTCACGACCCAAAAACATCGTGAATATTTTTCACTTATACACCATAAAAGCAGGGCGGGGAAGACCCGCCCGCTTTCGTCAGCCTCAGAGCCGGGCCAGCGCCAGCCTGCCGCCCTCGAGCTCCGCCACGAACGTCCCCTCGAGCTCCGCGCCGAACAGCAGTTCCTCGGCGAGCGTCTCGCCCGCGATCAGATCGCGGTGCTCGCGCGCCGCCTCGAGCGCGTCACCCTCGAGCAGCAGGCTCAGGCGGATGCGGTCCGAGACCTCCAGGCCCGCGTCCTTGCGCGCGTTTTGCACCGCGCGCACCACGTCGCGCGCCAGGCCCTCGAGCAGCAGCTCGCGGGTCACGGTGGTATCAAAAGCCACCAGGTAACCGGCGTCCTCGATGGCCGCCATGCCCTCGGGGCTGCGGGCGTCCACCAGCACCTCGTTCGGCTGCAGCTCGAAGCGCACACCGTCGGCCTCGACCTCGAAGGCGCGGTCCTCGCGCACCGAGCGCGCCACCAACGAGGGATCAGCGGCCTCGAGGGCCTTCTTGAGCAGCGGGATCTGCTTGCCGTACTTCTTGCCGACCACCGGCAGGTTCGGCTTGAGCTGGTAGCTGACCAGGTCGGCAAACTGCTCGAGCAGCTCTACGTTCTTGACGTTGAGTTCCTCGGCGATCTGCTCGCGGAAGCGGCCCAGGCTGGCGGTCTGTTCCCGGGTGCGGGCGCGCAGCAGCACCTTGGGCAGCGGCTGGCGGGTCTTGATGCCGGTCTGTCCGCGCACCGCGCGGCCCAGGCTGACCACCTTGATCACCGCGTCCATCTGCTCGACCAGTTCGGGGTTCAGGAGCGACGCGTTCACGGTCGGCCAGCGGCTGAGGTGCACCGACTCGGGCGCCATGGGGTCCACCGACAGCACCAGGTTCTGGTACAGCATCTCGGCCACGAACGGCGTGAACGGCGCGGTCAGCTGGGTGACGGTCACCAGGGCCTGGTGCAGCGTGGCGTAGGCGGCGGTGTCCACCTCGCCCTCGCTGCGCCAGAAGCGGCGGCGGTTGCGGCGCACGTACCAGTTGGAGAGGTCTTCGACCACGAAGTCTTGGATGGCCCTCGAGGACCCGGTCGGGTCAAAGGCCTCGAGGCGCTCGGTGACGGTCTGAATCAGCTCCTGCAGCTTGGCCAGCAGCCAGCGGTCCACCTCGGGCCGCTCGGACACGGGAGGTGCGGCCGTCAGGTCGGGCTGGTCGAGGTTGGCGTACATCACGAAGAAGCTGTAGGTGTTCCACAGCGTCAGGAAGTAGTTCTTGAAGCTCTCGGCCACCAGGTTGGGGCCAAAACGCCGCGACAGTTCGGGCGGCGCCGAGACGAACATGTACCAGCGGGTGGCGTCGGCGCCGTACTGTTCGAACATCGCCCAGGGGTCTACGATGTTGCCCTTGGACTTGGACATCTTGTTGCCCTTCTCGTCCAGGATGTGTCCGTGGCAGATCACGGTCTTGTAGGCGACCGAGTCGAACAGCAGCGTGCCAAGCTGGTGCAGGGTGTTGAACCAGCCGCGGGTCTGGTCGATGGCCTCGGCGATGTAGTCGGCCGGGAAGCGTCCCTCGAAGGCCTCCTTGTTCTCGAACGGGTAGTGAAACTGCGCGAACGGCATCGAGCCCGAGTCGTACCACACGTCGATCACGTACGGAACGCGCCGCATCTCCTCGCCGGTTTCGGGGTGGTAGAGGACCACGTCGTCGATGAACGGGCGGTGCGGGTCGAATTCGGGGTTAAAGGGATTGATCGCCCCCCGCGAGAGCTCGGCCAGTTCGGCGTACGAACCCACCACGTGGAAGCGGCCCGAGGCGGTCTCCCAGATGGGGAGCGGGGTGCCCCAGTAGCGGTTGCGCGAGAGGTTCCAGTCGACCAGGTTCTCCAGCCACGCCCCGTAGCGTCCGGTCCGGATGTGCGCGGGCAGCCAGTTGATGGTCCCGTTCAGCTCGATCAGGCGCTCCTTGCGGGCGGTGTTGCGCACGAACCACGACTCGGTGGCGTAGTACATCAGCGGGGTGCCGCAGCGCCAGCAGTGCGGGTAGGCGTGGTTGAAGTTGACCAGCTTCCACAGCACGCCTTTTTCCTTCAGGGCGCGGTTGATGTCCGAGTTGGCGTCGCGGAAGAACACGCCTTTCCACGGCCCGAAGCGGTGCTTGCCCTCGCTGTCCACCCCGACGATGATCGGGAAGCCGTACTTGCGCGCCAGGCGCAGGTCGTCCTCGCCGAACGCCGGGGCGGTGTGCACGATGCCCGTGCCGTCCTCGGCGGTCACGTAGCTGTCCAAGCCCGCCTGCCAGGCGTTCTGGCCGTCTCCCTCGAGGTCGTAGGCCTCGCGGAAGGGCGGGTGGTAGCGCGCCCCCTCGAGTTCCGGCGCGGCAAAGCGCTTGACGACCTCGGCGTCCTCACCGAGCACCTGGTTTTTGAGGCTTTCGGCCAGGATCACGACCTTGCCGTTCGTGTCGCGCACCGCGAGGTAGGTGAAGTCGGGGTTGAGGGCCACGCCGACGTTGTACGGCACGGTCCAGGGCGTGGTGGTCCACACCAAGAAGGCGCTGCCCTCGGGGAGGCCGAGCCGGGCGGGGTCCACCAGGTCGAAGGTGAGGTAGATCGAGGGGTCTTGGATGTCCTTGTACCCCTCGCTCACCTCGGCGTTGGAGAGCGTGGTGCCGTCCTTGGGGCAGTAGGGGGCGACCCGGAAGCCCTTGTACAGCAGGTCCTGGCCTGCGAGTTGCTTGAGGCTCCACCACACCGACTCGATGTAGTCCTTGTGCAGGGTCATGTAGGCGTCGTCCAGGTCCACCCAGTAACCCATGCGCTCGGTGAACTCGCGCCAGATGTGCTCGTACTCGAACACCGACTCGCGGCACTGCGCGTTGAATTTATCGATGCCGTAGGCTTCGACCTCGCGCTTCGAGGACAGGCCCAGCTTTTTCTCCACGGCGAGCTCGACCGGCAGGCCGTGCGTATCCCAGCCCGCCTTGCGCGGCACGCGGTAGCCCTGCATGGTCTTGAAGCGCGGGAACAGGTCCTTGTACGAGCGTGCCTGCACGTGGTGGATGCCCGGGGTGCCGTTGGCGGTGGGCGGCCCCTCGAAGAACGAGAAGACCGGGCCGTCCTTCTCGAGGCTGCGCTTGAAGACGTTCTTGTTGCGCCAGAACTCGAGAACGTCTCGCTCTAGGTTGGGGAAGTTCGGGTTGCTTTCGACGGGTTTGAACACGGGTCCTCCAATGCAAGAATCCCAGCACGGGTCTCGTGCTGGGACGCGGTGTTCGCGT contains these protein-coding regions:
- a CDS encoding metallophosphoesterase, with the protein product MTALSSLSIGNTYRFQISQHSAELRGLTRAVRVAHLSDLHYGVFVGLGSVRRWVDATLAAQPDLIVITGDFLDSSFRNRSYLSLLGELSRLRAPLGVYGVWGNHDWTSLNTGRTRARFAERLRLHGITMINNSGVQLRDDLYLAGVDDWWFGNQDLEAALQGYRGGAVLLLSHNPDFLPYVSDRVQLTLCGHTHGGQVRIPLVGPLKRPTLQPVLQGWVRGDTLLSSPDEGENAPHPDPYRPALGFVSRGLGVTGVPVRWACPAEIALLELLPDPSST
- a CDS encoding TetR/AcrR family transcriptional regulator, which translates into the protein MPNALRRQDRARSDSDKEARRRTIVSTALRVFGSHAYADVTMSTIAREAGLAKGTLYLYFHGKEELFLHVLEEHLAGWLEDVTRRLHAASPRSPEQAAHALLAPLEAHGGLLRLLGLLATALEHNADPQATRAFQRRLNERLRAPGTALEAALPGLEADRGAQVLWDAVALMIGRGLLAGLPGDPASSPRTFQEALEAPLSALLRGMLTAQRRP
- a CDS encoding SDR family NAD(P)-dependent oxidoreductase translates to MRPKRPTALITGASSGIGRDFAERLAAERHDLILTARSEDRLRALARDLEVHGTRISVLRADLSEPGAASRLAAEVEARGLRVDVLINNAGYGTYGLFADLSLPEQLRMIQLNIGALTELTWQLLPGMIARRHGRVLNVASTAAFFPGPLMAVYYASKAFVLSFSEALACELRGTGVTVTALCPGPTATGFQARAGLEGSRLFVSGRTLSSADVVDEAYQALLRGQTLVIPGRTNRLQTFLTRLVPRAVLPDLVRKAQERIH
- a CDS encoding (Fe-S)-binding protein → MLPLIHQILFAVFALITAGFGLYGFYRLYRKITRGRSSAEARFDHPVKRLLEAAWTSLTQERTFRKRPWISVLHAFIFYGFVYYLLVNVVDGLEGYFHFEITSDNVAGAVYNFLADILSLLVLIGVVSLAIRRFTGKGGRVFRFNDRTLLHERVRDGYIRRDSLIVSSFIFFHVGSRVVGQGFKLIEQGHVGDPFQPFAGLVAAGLGAAGIHEGNALGGYLFGYWGALGSILLFLSYFPYTKHIHIFMAPVNYTLARSENSGTLPMVKVDLEAETPELGAARLEDLSWPRVLDAYACIQCNRCQDVCPASQTGKSLSPAALEINKRMELNMLGADFESGAASPRPLLEFAITPEAVWACTTCGACMQVCPVQDEQMLDIIDIRRQQVMVEGEFPSELQSAFRGMERSGNPWGISPEKRMEWADGLRVPTIDENPEPDVLYWVGCAAAYDPGAQKVARSFVQLLDTAGVNYAVLGKRESCTGDTARRAGNEFLYQQLAEGNIATLNAVRPKLIVATCPHCMNTIGNEYPQLGGNYTVMHHTQYLEMLVGQGRLQPTLTDAGEITYHDPCYLGRHNGVYDAPRDVIRSMGLEVLELERSREGSFCCGAGGAQFWKEEEEGDERISDNRFREIQARLDRARESERTGKVVAVGCPFCKSMLNSTPAKAESDVVVKDIAEIMFERVLDRTPEPQGVTLEEILEEKPYVPNANLPESKQGAPLEDRPQPQPAPQADPAVLEDTPAPETPTERARRKWAPKAAASETPAAQPEAAPEPGRKKWAPKAAAQPEAAAAEPAPAAEPAAETGRRKWSPKAAAPAQPEAQAAETGSAGGAEEGSRRKWQPKAKAETSAEPSREKEPPKAVTESEASPAPAGLAEATGEAPRRKWQPKAAASEASAPATPPAAVTEPLSSAAAEGGRKKWQPKGKAPTAEVPTAADRAAQAPAQLEAGAGAPRKKWQPKARSEASAETPLEAPAASAQESTPAAEAAPSETGRKKWQPKKKD
- a CDS encoding 23S rRNA (cytosine(2499)-C(5))-methyltransferase, with the protein product MNSLSSSRSQARLRLRVRPAAESHLRHGHPWLYEGSIREQNRPGESGELAVVFDRQDRFLAIGLYDPDSPIRLRVLHVGKPQNIDAAWWAEHLETALARRAGLFGEDTDGYRLINGESDRWPGLVLDRYADTLVLKLYTAAWFAHWDTLTDLFASRFPDMRLVLRLSRNIQPAAAARGLHDGDVLRGTAPQGPVVFRESGLRFEADVIRGQKTGFFLDQRENRRQIEQLARGRRVLNAFSFSGGFSLYAARGGARSVVSLDISAHALASAERNFALNADPDVASCTHRSVQADVFEWLTTSRDRFDLIILDPPSLAKRESERAQAVRAYARLAADALRLLEPGGVLLCASCSAHVSDEEFFAAVREVAQRSGRSFKELRTAHHAPDHPASFAEARYLKAIYLQF
- a CDS encoding aldehyde dehydrogenase family protein; this encodes MTDPTPAELRELFERQRVRAREIARQGPEDRLARLQRLREALLAHRAELRAALWADLGKAHNEVDFTEITPLLGEIRHARAHLRGWMRPRRVPSPLALPGARSEVRYEPRGVVLILAPWNYPLLLQLAPLVSALAAGNTAVLRPSERAPHTAAVLEAMIARSFDPAEVAVVSGDVPVAEALLELPFDHIFFTGSTAVGRRVMAAAARHLTPVTLELGGKSPAIVAASADLELAARRLAWGKLLNVGQTCVSPDHVWVQRSLEARFVRAYRAAVQRLYGPPEAWRGNPDLGRMVSSAAVERLRDLTQRSLEAGARLELGGDFDPAARYVAPTLVSRVSPDMPLMSEELFGPVLPVLGFDDLTEPVRTIGAMDTPLALYVFARDPQLTERVLGEVRSGGAVVNDTIVHLANPALPFGGQGASGMGNYHGFYGFRTFSHERAVMQVGRASLFPLVSAPYRGLGKRVASALRRWMD
- a CDS encoding DUF1349 domain-containing protein is translated as MIWTWLNEAPHWHEDGSRLTVRSGPDSDFWRHTHYGFVRDSGHARLTVMRGDFDATVRFRGDYRDLYDQAGLLLRLDPERWIKCGVEYVEGRQLLSVVVTHGFSDWSVTPLEGQPEEITLRLERRAEAVTVLAAPSGQAPQMLRMAYFPPEPEVEVGPMCASPQGQGFEVSFEEVRLEAVT